One region of Ardenticatenales bacterium genomic DNA includes:
- the murJ gene encoding murein biosynthesis integral membrane protein MurJ, with amino-acid sequence MNRARHLFQSSLIVIIFFAAGKLMGLVRAQFVGRAFGTSPAFDAFTAANQLPEVFVTLIAGGALAAAFIPVYSAHLTDEKQKEAAQLANATLTLVLLLLGSISALGILFAPFLVRVWLVPSYSPAQQALTASLMRIILVQTTLFGVSGVLSSLLNAHQHFALPALAPIALDIGYLVGVFFFVPRMGIHGLAWGTVIGGFLHILIQVPALIRYRFRFRPLLGFHLAGLREIVRLMGPRIVTLGTVQFADLFIIRITSGLPSGSTSGYFYGYYLQQLPETLLGTAIAIVVFPTLAELFNAGDIEGLKRTAISALSVIWTLTIPAAALLVLLGEPAIAVFFQRGAFDAASTRLVYSILIYFSVRVVSEASLEILARLFFAQHNTLIPMLAALGWLGVSLLLFRILVQPLGVAGLALASTVAFTLQSLALYLLNRWRLGGLYERELLVSGGRALLATGGMALVILAVQRWVSSPLLLVVGGGSAGIFAYALLNILLGGRELPQLWRLARQRT; translated from the coding sequence ATGAATCGTGCGCGCCATCTTTTCCAGTCCAGCCTTATTGTTATCATCTTTTTTGCCGCTGGCAAGCTCATGGGGTTGGTTCGCGCCCAGTTCGTTGGGCGCGCTTTCGGCACCAGCCCGGCTTTTGACGCCTTCACCGCCGCCAACCAGCTTCCCGAAGTATTCGTCACCCTGATCGCGGGCGGGGCGCTGGCGGCGGCCTTCATACCCGTCTACTCCGCCCACCTCACCGACGAGAAGCAAAAGGAAGCAGCCCAGTTGGCAAACGCCACGCTGACGCTGGTGCTGCTCCTTCTCGGCAGTATTTCGGCATTGGGCATCCTTTTTGCCCCGTTTTTGGTGCGCGTCTGGCTTGTTCCCAGCTACTCACCGGCGCAGCAGGCGCTGACGGCTTCGTTGATGCGCATTATTCTGGTGCAGACGACGTTGTTTGGCGTCAGCGGCGTCCTTAGCAGTCTGCTTAACGCGCATCAGCATTTTGCGCTGCCGGCATTAGCCCCGATTGCCCTGGACATTGGCTACCTCGTTGGCGTCTTCTTCTTCGTCCCCCGCATGGGCATCCATGGTCTCGCCTGGGGGACCGTCATTGGCGGCTTCCTGCACATTCTCATCCAGGTTCCCGCCCTTATCCGCTACCGGTTTCGTTTCCGTCCTTTACTGGGCTTTCATCTGGCGGGGCTGCGCGAAATTGTGCGCCTGATGGGGCCACGTATCGTCACTTTGGGGACCGTGCAGTTCGCCGACCTCTTCATTATTCGCATCACGTCTGGCCTGCCTTCTGGCAGCACGTCCGGCTATTTCTACGGCTACTATTTGCAGCAGCTACCGGAAACATTGCTGGGTACGGCCATTGCTATTGTCGTTTTCCCCACGTTGGCGGAGTTATTCAACGCCGGTGACATAGAAGGGCTGAAGCGCACGGCCATTTCTGCCTTGAGTGTTATCTGGACGCTGACGATTCCGGCGGCGGCGCTGCTGGTGCTGTTGGGCGAGCCGGCCATCGCGGTGTTCTTCCAGCGCGGCGCGTTTGATGCGGCCTCAACGCGGCTGGTGTACAGCATTCTCATCTATTTTAGCGTGCGCGTGGTCAGCGAGGCCAGCCTGGAGATTTTGGCGCGCCTCTTTTTTGCGCAGCACAACACGTTGATCCCCATGCTGGCGGCGTTAGGCTGGTTGGGGGTGAGTCTCCTGCTGTTCCGAATACTGGTGCAGCCGCTGGGGGTGGCGGGGCTGGCTTTGGCGAGTACGGTGGCGTTCACGTTGCAATCGTTGGCCCTGTATCTGCTCAATCGCTGGCGATTGGGTGGGTTGTATGAGCGGGAGCTGTTGGTGAGTGGGGGACGGGCGCTACTGGCGACGGGGGGCATGGCGCTGGTTATTTTGGCGGTACAACGCTGGGTGTCGTCGCCGTTGCTGCTGGTGGTGGGGGGAGGAAGTGCCGGCATTTTCGCGTATGCCCTGCTCAATATCCTCCTCGGTGGACGGGAACTGCCCCAACTATGGCGGCTCGCGCGCCAGCGTACCTGA
- the recA gene encoding recombinase RecA produces the protein MAKANGREDTLGRTLESLTKRFGEGIIMRLGDAQHLNVEAVPTGSLSLDIALGVGGVPRGRVIEIYGPESSGKTTLCQHVIAEAQKMGGVCAFIDMEHALDPSYAAKCGVDVNNLYVSQPDTGEQALEIAEALIRSGTMDVVVIDSVAALVPRAEIEGEMGDSHVGLQARLMSQALRKMSGVIKQTNTVVIFTNQLRMKIGVMFGNPETTSGGNALKFYASVRLDIRRIEAIKSKTEIIGNRTRVKVKKNKVAPPFTECEFDIMYNEGISKTGDVLDLAVQYGLVDKRGAYFRYGDTLLGQGRENAKTFLSENPAFIYELESLIRQNVGIASYSLDDDSNGYYEEADLPVGD, from the coding sequence ATGGCTAAAGCAAACGGTCGTGAAGACACGTTAGGTCGCACCCTGGAATCCCTTACCAAACGCTTCGGCGAAGGTATCATCATGCGCCTGGGCGATGCCCAACATCTCAACGTGGAAGCCGTCCCCACCGGCTCTCTTTCCCTGGACATAGCCCTCGGCGTCGGCGGTGTGCCCCGCGGCCGCGTCATCGAAATCTACGGCCCGGAATCATCGGGCAAGACCACCCTCTGCCAGCACGTCATCGCCGAAGCGCAGAAGATGGGAGGCGTATGCGCCTTTATTGACATGGAGCACGCGCTCGATCCCAGCTACGCGGCCAAATGCGGCGTAGACGTGAACAACCTCTACGTCTCCCAACCGGATACGGGCGAACAGGCGCTGGAGATCGCCGAAGCGCTCATTCGCTCCGGTACGATGGACGTGGTTGTAATTGACTCCGTGGCCGCGTTGGTGCCGCGCGCGGAAATCGAGGGCGAGATGGGCGACTCGCACGTTGGCTTGCAAGCCCGCCTTATGTCCCAGGCGCTGCGCAAAATGTCCGGCGTGATCAAGCAAACGAACACGGTCGTTATCTTCACCAACCAGCTACGCATGAAAATTGGCGTCATGTTTGGCAACCCGGAAACCACCAGCGGCGGCAACGCGCTCAAGTTCTACGCTTCGGTGCGCCTGGACATTCGCCGCATTGAGGCCATCAAGTCGAAGACGGAAATCATCGGCAACCGCACCCGCGTCAAGGTGAAAAAGAACAAGGTCGCGCCCCCGTTCACGGAGTGCGAATTCGACATCATGTACAACGAAGGCATTTCCAAGACGGGCGACGTACTGGACCTGGCGGTGCAGTATGGCCTGGTGGACAAACGGGGGGCGTACTTCCGCTACGGGGATACGCTCCTCGGTCAGGGGCGGGAAAACGCCAAAACCTTTCTGTCGGAAAATCCGGCCTTTATTTACGAGCTGGAGAGCCTTATTCGACAGAATGTGGGCATTGCCAGCTACAGCCTCGATGATGACAGCAATGGCTACTACGAAGAGGCCGACTTGCCCGTGGGCGACTAA